In the genome of Streptomyces sp. P3, the window GTGCCCGCCAGCGCGAGACTGAGGACGGACACCCAGGCGACCGGCGGCAGTCTGCGGCCGAGCCACTGGGGCCGCGCGGACGCCACCGCCTCCGCCACGGTCATCGCGGCCAGCACTCCACCGTGCGAGGCCTCGCCGATGCCGTGGTCCAGCAGGATCGGCTGGAAGAGGTTGACCTGGCAGATGCGCGACAGCGTGAAGACCGCCACGCCCTGCATCATCACCAGGGCCAGCCACGGCGAGGAGGCGACGCAGCGCAGCGCGGTCCCCGCGTCCCGCAGGAAGGCGCCGCCCCGGCGCGCGCCGTCCCTCAGGCCCGTGTCCGCTCCGGCTTCCGCCCCGGCGAGGCGGGGCAGCAGCAGGGCGCAGACGAGAGATCCTGCCGCGCTCGCGGCGCTGAGCAGGTACGGGGCCGGGTGCGCGAGAGCCATCAACGGCCCGACCAGCGGCCAGCACACCACCTTCGCCGCCAGCCCCAGTGCCCGCGCGGTGCCCTCCGCCCGCAGGTAGTGCTCGTCGCACCGCTCCGCCAGCAGCCCGTCGTACAGGTAGGCGCTCGCCGCGCCCGAGGTGAGCGACCGGCCGGCGGCGATGGCCAGGAAGTGGATGAGGAACCCCGTGTAGGAGGCGCTGAGCACCGGGGCCAGGTTCGCGGCCGTCATCACCACCGCGCCGGCCCGCAGGCAGTTGCGGGTGCCGATCCGGTCGGCGATCAGCCCGGTCGGGATCTCCAGCAGGCAGAAGGCCACGTAGTAGATGCTCTGGATGCCGAAGATCTGCCCGTCAGAGAGGCCGGCCGCCTTCTGGTAGGCGTAGAACACCGGCATCCACCACAGCAGGTTGAACAGCAGCTGGAAACCGTAGTTGAGCCGGACGATCCGGCGGGCGGTGTCGGTCAGGCCCGTGGCCGCCCCGGTGCCGGTGCCGGGGCCGGTTCGCGGCCGGCCAGGACGCGCCGTCACAGCGCGTAGGGGCGGATCTGGACCAGCCGGAAATCGCCCTGCTCGGTCATCAGCCACTCGATGTCTAGGGGCTTGTCCACGTCGCTTCCGCTGAAGTGGGACTGCAGGAGCCGTCCGGTCAGGGACAGGTCGGCCAGCCGGGCACGGACGGCGACGGACAGCTCCTCGCCCCACGAGCCCAGCGCGACGGTACGGCCGCCGCCCTCCACGGTGTTGTACAGATACTGCTGCGGCAGCACCGTCCCGTCGACCACCTGCTCGGGCGAGCCGGGGGAACAGTTGAGGTAGACGTTGCGGAAATCCTCCCGTCGGGTCGGATTGCAGGTCACCAGGACACCGCCCAGGGAGGCGGGCAGGTACTCCTGGATGATCACACCCATGTAGGTGTCGTCGAGGGAGATGCCGACCTGGTGGCGCAGCCGCACGCTGCGGGGCGACACGAGGGAGGCCCACACCTGGCGTACGGCGTCGAGGAGTTCACCCGTGCCGCGGACGGTGGTGACGGAGTCGTAGACGCCCGCCGCGGAGAACCCGGGGAGGTCCTCGGCGTTGGAGGAGGAGCGCACCACCAGCCGTCCGCGCGAGGCCGCCGCGGCGGGGAAGGCCTGGTCGATCTGCCGGGTGACCGCCTCGGGGACGGGGGTGTGCCGGATCAGGTGCTGCAGGTGCAGGCACAGCGAGTCCAGGACCTCGGTGGCGTCGAGTTCCAGCGCCATCTTCAGCTTGCCGATGCCCTGCTGGAGGGCCGGGGAGGAGGCGAGGAACCGCTGCTGGAGCGCGAACGGGAGTGCGACGCCTTCCGGGGCGCCGACGGCTTCGGCCACGAACTCGGCGGACCTGGCACGGAGTTGCTCGGGTCCGGAGGCGGTGAGGCCGAGGCGGGCGGCGAGGTGGCCGTATAGGTCCTCGCGCGGCGGCCGGGGTCGGCCGTAGAAGGAGGTCAGGTCCACCGTGCGGCTGTCCAGGACGTGGTGCAGTTCGCCGAGGTTGGCCGCCTTCGTGCCGTAGCGGTCGCGGTCGGCGCCGCGCAGCCGGTGCAGGGAGAGCACGGGGGCGTCTTCGAGCAGCGGCGGTTCGAGGCGTATGCGCTGCTGATGCCACGCCGGCGCCCGCAGGTCGGGTTCGTGGTCGAGACGCTGCAGGGATATGTCGTCCTCGTCGACCCGGTAGCGCACCCACGCGTCGTCGAGGCTTTCCCCGTCGACGAGTTGCTCCAGGTCGCGGACGATCGCGTTGGGAATGCCCCAGCCGGAGGCGAGGACGTTGGTGTGCGAAAGCGGCGTGATCGGGGCGGTGTTGATGAAGCCGGCGACGCGCGGGACGTCGTCGGGCAGGCAGGGCATCGCCACGATGTCCGCCCAGCCCAGGCCGGCCTCCGCCGCCGTGTACTCCTGCGCCGTCCGGAAGAAGCGCAGACGCCCGGTGGCCTCGCCGGGGTTCAGTGGTGTGCGCTCCCGGGAGCCGAACAGCTCGTGGCCCAGGATGCGGGGCACACGCCGCTCGCTGACCGCCGACAGCCCTTCCTCCTGCCCGTGGTTGGCGGGCTTGAGCAGCAGCGGCAGGCTGCTGTCGACCCGGGCCCTCACGAACTCGTAGAAGAACGCCAGCAGTTCGCCGTGCATGGTGTCGGCCTCGGTCGTCTCCAGGACGAGGAAGGGCCGCTCCCGGCCCTCCTCCTGCTCGGTGTGCAGGGACAGCACACCGAGCAGGAACCGCCGCTCGGGATCGGTGTAGACGGAGGCGTTGAACGCGTCCAGCTCCGCGTCCAGCGAGGCCAGGTCCATCCCCAGCACCCGGGTGGCGACGTAGTCGACGTGGAAGGGATGCACGCCGGTGTCGAGCAGGTGCCAGGTGTTCTCCGCACGGTCGACGACGACCTTGAGGTAGGGGTGACCGGCCAGGACTCCCGACAGCGTCCGAAAGAGCGGCAGGGAGAGGTTCTCGCCGACGACCGTGCGGTCCGTGGCGGGCGCGGCGGCTCCGGTGGCCAGGTGGGTGCTCATGCGGGAACCTCCTCGCACTGCGCTGCGGGCAGCACCCGGGGGAGGGCGTCCACCAGAGTCTCGAAGTCCCGCAGCACCGTCCGCGGGTCGGCGGCGGAGAGCAGGCACAGGGCCGCCATGGTGTTGGCGCCCGCGGCGGGGTCGTAGACCGGCACGACACTGCCGTCGGGCAGGGAGCTCTCCGCCACCACCGACAGCTCGCTGTCCGGGCTCAGCGGGACGTCCGACTCGACCACGGGGAAGTCCCAGACCCTGCGGTCCTGCCAGGCCTCGCCACGGCCGTCCACCGCGAGGACGACCAGGGAGCCCGCCGCACCCCGGGCCTGCGCCGGTGTCAGAGCCCGCTCCGGCCAGGCGACCGGGCGTCCCAGCAGATGGTCGACGAGCATGCCCACCAGGTCGAGTTCGAAGACCTCCTCGATCTGCGGCACCGTCATCGCGCCGCCGAACCGGGCGGCGGTCTCGATCAGCCACATGCTGCCGTCGGGGCCGAGCTTGATCTCGGTGTGCGTCCCGCAGTCCCGCAGGCCCAGCGCGTCCACGGCGCGGCGCGCCAGGTCCACGACGCGGTCCTGCGCGTCCCGCGAGAGCAGGGCGGGGGTGATGCCGGCGCGCTCGGTGAAGGGCTCGACGGTGGGCATCCGGCCGCTGAGGCAGACGGGGTGGAAGACACCGTCCGCGACGACGCCCTCGACGCTGAGGTAGTCGCCCCAGCCGGGCTCGTCGAACCAGTCCGCCGCCGTGCCGCTGACGATCTCCTCGACCACGAAGTCCGCGTTCGCCTCGGCGACATGAAGCTCCGCGTACCCC includes:
- a CDS encoding MFS transporter, with protein sequence MTARPGRPRTGPGTGTGAATGLTDTARRIVRLNYGFQLLFNLLWWMPVFYAYQKAAGLSDGQIFGIQSIYYVAFCLLEIPTGLIADRIGTRNCLRAGAVVMTAANLAPVLSASYTGFLIHFLAIAAGRSLTSGAASAYLYDGLLAERCDEHYLRAEGTARALGLAAKVVCWPLVGPLMALAHPAPYLLSAASAAGSLVCALLLPRLAGAEAGADTGLRDGARRGGAFLRDAGTALRCVASSPWLALVMMQGVAVFTLSRICQVNLFQPILLDHGIGEASHGGVLAAMTVAEAVASARPQWLGRRLPPVAWVSVLSLALAGTLAAMTFGGPWVVVVLLCLFAAATGFAFPVQRKLVNDAIPAHAPRATLLSVESIVDRAVCALAAIAAGAYLSAGHLDALLWHSALATVALLAVFQLLLRSGVVARGGRDGDRAVSPRVSGTAGAGGPATAEVGDGAPDPVEARGAARKEAHEPDRAGDAGRKKAHEPDRATGGSALRTPPKR
- a CDS encoding PEP/pyruvate-binding domain-containing protein — protein: MSTHLATGAAAPATDRTVVGENLSLPLFRTLSGVLAGHPYLKVVVDRAENTWHLLDTGVHPFHVDYVATRVLGMDLASLDAELDAFNASVYTDPERRFLLGVLSLHTEQEEGRERPFLVLETTEADTMHGELLAFFYEFVRARVDSSLPLLLKPANHGQEEGLSAVSERRVPRILGHELFGSRERTPLNPGEATGRLRFFRTAQEYTAAEAGLGWADIVAMPCLPDDVPRVAGFINTAPITPLSHTNVLASGWGIPNAIVRDLEQLVDGESLDDAWVRYRVDEDDISLQRLDHEPDLRAPAWHQQRIRLEPPLLEDAPVLSLHRLRGADRDRYGTKAANLGELHHVLDSRTVDLTSFYGRPRPPREDLYGHLAARLGLTASGPEQLRARSAEFVAEAVGAPEGVALPFALQQRFLASSPALQQGIGKLKMALELDATEVLDSLCLHLQHLIRHTPVPEAVTRQIDQAFPAAAASRGRLVVRSSSNAEDLPGFSAAGVYDSVTTVRGTGELLDAVRQVWASLVSPRSVRLRHQVGISLDDTYMGVIIQEYLPASLGGVLVTCNPTRREDFRNVYLNCSPGSPEQVVDGTVLPQQYLYNTVEGGGRTVALGSWGEELSVAVRARLADLSLTGRLLQSHFSGSDVDKPLDIEWLMTEQGDFRLVQIRPYAL
- a CDS encoding acetyl-CoA carboxylase biotin carboxylase subunit family protein, which codes for MSTVLLVHAKGGPPLGHVLSRTAARADVHLLALSALPPAVAGSAARLCASVTTPGDADRRDLVSLIVSRAREVGADAVITFSEYAVVAVAEACEELGLRGAGAAAALARDKRLMRGTWQRSGLPQPAFRPVATEADLQAAVSSLSCPLLLKAAWSAGSTAHQIIDSPGEASAAWARSRQVMAESARLGYAELHVAEANADFVVEEIVSGTAADWFDEPGWGDYLSVEGVVADGVFHPVCLSGRMPTVEPFTERAGITPALLSRDAQDRVVDLARRAVDALGLRDCGTHTEIKLGPDGSMWLIETAARFGGAMTVPQIEEVFELDLVGMLVDHLLGRPVAWPERALTPAQARGAAGSLVVLAVDGRGEAWQDRRVWDFPVVESDVPLSPDSELSVVAESSLPDGSVVPVYDPAAGANTMAALCLLSAADPRTVLRDFETLVDALPRVLPAAQCEEVPA